In Thamnophis elegans isolate rThaEle1 chromosome 13, rThaEle1.pri, whole genome shotgun sequence, one DNA window encodes the following:
- the LOC116516421 gene encoding prolactin-releasing peptide receptor-like produces MEASSHWNTGFFNGSGSGVELRNSSNFSSQFTGVQLIQSFKPLIIPCYTLVVLVGIFGNYLLLYVICKTKKMHNVTNFFIGNLAFSDMLMCATCIPFTLAYAFNPKGWIFGKFLCYFVFLMQPMTVYVSVFTLTAIAVDRYYTTLHLLRKRISFTTCVYVLGGIWLLSCSLVAPAVAHTYHVDFQKEGFAICEEFWIGEEREHLAYAYSTLIITYILPLSAVSLSYICITIKLKNRVVPGHPTQSQAEFDRLRRRKVFRLLVLVVAAFAVCWLPIHLFNIIRDININLINKEYFLLLQLLCHWFAMSSSCYNPFLYAWLHDRFRSELKEMFTFKKKIIPANNCVAVSVML; encoded by the exons ATGGAAGCCAGCAGCCATTGGAATACTGGCTTCTTTAACGGCAGCGGCTCTGGGGTAGAATTAAGGAACAGCTCCAATTTCAGCTCCCAGTTTACTGGTGTGCAGCTGATCCAGTCTTTCAAACCTCTGATCATCCCCTGCTACACCTTGGTGGTGCTTGTTGGCATCTTTGGCAACTATCTTCTTCTTTATGTCATCTGCAAGACCAAGAAAATGCACAACGTCACCAACTTCTTCATTGGGAACCTGGCCTTCTCAGATATGTTGATGTGCGCAACCTGCATCCCCTTTACCCTTGCATATGCTTTCAACCCCAAGGGGTGGATCTTTGGGAAGTTCCTGTGTTACTTTGTGTTCCTGATGCAACCCATGACCGTCTATGTCTCTGTTTTCACACTTACTGCCATTGCTGTGGACAG ATATTACACCACTCTGCATCTCCTGAGGAAACGTATCTCATTTACAACTTGTGTGTATGTCCTTGGTGGGATTTGGCTGCTCTCGTGTTCCCTGGTAGCTCCAGCTGTTGCCCACACCTACCATGTCGATTTCCAGAAGGAAGGTTTTGCCATTTGCGAGGAGTTCTGgataggagaagagagggagcACCTGGCCTATGCTTACAGCACCTTGATCATCACCTACATCCTGCCTCTTTCAGCTGTCTCTCTCTCCTACATCTGCATCACCATCAAGCTGAAGAACCGCGTCGTTCCGGGTCATCCAACACAAAGCCAGGCAGAATTTGACCGCCTGAGAAGAAGGAAGGTCTTTCGCCTCCTGGTGTTGGTGGTGGCTGCTTTCGCTGTCTGCTGGCTCCCCATTCATCTCTTCAACATCATCCGTGACATCAACATCAACCTCATTAACAAAGAATACTTCCTTCTGTTGCAGTTGCTCTGCCACTGGTTTGCCATGAGCTCTTCCTGCTATAATCCTTTCCTTTATGCCTGGTTGCACGATCGCTTCCGAAGTGAGTTGAAAGAAATGTTCACCTTCAAGAAGAAGATAATCCCTGCCAATAATTGTGTTGCAGTCAGTGTTATGCTTTAG